The Bradyrhizobium barranii subsp. barranii genome segment ACGGTGGCCATGATCGTTCGCAGGAAGGTCAGGAATTTGGTGGTCTCGACTGACGCCGAGTTGGACGTGTAGACGACATCCTTATTCCGCATCTCAAAGGTTTGAGCGAGGAAATAGCCTGACGGATCGCGGAAATTGATCAGATAAATGACGGGAATGATCGGGCCCTTAAAGGGCCCGCAATCGACGCCCATTGCCTTGGCCACTTCCCGCGTTTCGCCCCGGTACAGGAAGACCGAGGATGGATCAGCCAATCCATCGTTCATGCCACCCTGCTTGCCGACCGCCTCGGCTAGCGAAACACGCCACGCGTCGAACTTGAATTGCCCCTGAAGGCCGGACGCGCCGAACGCGACAAAGGTTTGCGGTTGGCTGTAGAGATAGATGATGTCGTTCGGCAGCACAAAAATATTGTTGGAAGGCTCGTACATCAGTGCGCCGAACGGAACGCTTGCCCGGTGTCCCGTGCGCTCGAGCGACACCCACATGTCATAACCTTGCGTTATGGGGCCGCCGGCGCGCGCGACGGCATCGACAACGCGCTCACCGGACGGGCTGGCGCGGAAGCGGCCTCCGGCCCGCACGTCGCCAAGGACGCTGATCAACGACGTGTTCTGCTCGGCCAAAGCCACGATAACTTGTGGTTCGAGGGCTCGGCCCTTGAGTTTGTCCGTGATTTCGTCGCGAATCTCCGAAGGGGTGCGGCCCAGTGCCCGGATGGTGCCTGCGTAGGGAACAGCAATATAACCCTTCTCGTCCACGGCCTGGTTTGGAACCGTGACGAAGTTGCCGGCGCGGACGCCGGCGTCGGAGGTAAAGAGGCCGCCAGCTCCGGATTCGAATATGGTGATGCTGACCGTGTCGCCCACGCCGAAGCGGAATGCCTTGGGAGGCGTCTTGGCGGCAAAGGCCGTGGACAGCCTTGGTGTATAGCGGCCGAGAACTTCGACAACCTCGGGTGTCAGCTTGACCAGGGCGTAGGGGAGGGCGGCGGCCTCAAGTCCTTCCGAGGCCGATCGGACGTCCATCGACAATGGCCCGGATCCAGGCGTGATGATGCACCCGGCGCTAGATAGCGCCAGGAGAACAGCAACAATCCTCCCGCATCCTGGCAGCGCGATAATGGCTAATACTCCCCAAGTGTCGTCCGAGTATGAATTCCAAGTATGTACAAAGTACATTTATACGTGATTCAGACCAGAGAATCATCGCGGTTACCTGAAGGGCAATCGGTGATTGTTGCTAATCTGCAACATGATGGAACAGGGCGCTGCGCCCATGATCCTTGGCGGGGTATGAATTGGTCAGTTTGAGCCGGTCAGCCCGTAGCGGATATAGTGCTCGTCCCGATAGTAGTCCCTGCATTGCGTGTCATAGCGCGACATTGCCTTGATGTCGGTCTTGTTGAGAACCGCCCCAATAAGGCACTCGTAAACATTCGGGGCCGTGTGCAGTGCATGCTTGACGACCTCCACCTTCGTCTGCCCCCATTCCACCACCAGGACGTAACAGTCGATGAAGGTTGTCGTCGAACGAACGTCGACCAGCGGGGTCAGGGGCGGAAGGTCCACGATGACGTAATCATACGTCGAGCGTAGCTGATCGAATAGTTTGCGCATCGAGTCCGCGGCCAACACTTCGCTGGTGTGGAGCACCGGCATTGGGCTGACCGCCGGGAGAATCGCGAGGTTTGTCTTTTGATCCCGCCAGATCGTCTCCTCGAGCGATCTGTTATGGCTGATGACGTCGACGATACCCGTGGTCGCGTTCGCGGCAAGACTGGCCGAAAGTGACGGATTCCTGAGATCTCCATCGACGACGATGCAGCTCTTGCCGCTATGGGCGATGAGCTGGGCGAGCGAGGCAGCAATCGTCGTCTTCCCCTCGTTCGGCAGGGTGGAGGTGATACCGATCACCTTATTGGAGGCTTTGCTGGGATTGAGATCTATGGCGAGTTTGATGGCGCGGATCGACTCGGCATACCGAGATAATGGCTTGCCGACCACCGTTCCGTGGAACGTTGAACTGCTGGAAACTCTCCGCCGCCGCATGTCGTGGTCGAGGCTCCAAGCCCACGTCCTTTTAGCTCGCAACGCCGGCACCAGTGACAGGCAAGGCAGTCCCAGCGTCGATTCGATCTGCGCGGACGTGCGGAAGACCCGATCCATCATCTCCCTGAACAGGCCCAGTCC includes the following:
- a CDS encoding polysaccharide biosynthesis/export family protein; this translates as MDVRSASEGLEAAALPYALVKLTPEVVEVLGRYTPRLSTAFAAKTPPKAFRFGVGDTVSITIFESGAGGLFTSDAGVRAGNFVTVPNQAVDEKGYIAVPYAGTIRALGRTPSEIRDEITDKLKGRALEPQVIVALAEQNTSLISVLGDVRAGGRFRASPSGERVVDAVARAGGPITQGYDMWVSLERTGHRASVPFGALMYEPSNNIFVLPNDIIYLYSQPQTFVAFGASGLQGQFKFDAWRVSLAEAVGKQGGMNDGLADPSSVFLYRGETREVAKAMGVDCGPFKGPIIPVIYLINFRDPSGYFLAQTFEMRNKDVVYTSNSASVETTKFLTFLRTIMATVNDPIIYATNAYALKAAAAGTGSTTVITTPQPITTTSQ